Below is a window of Streptomyces sp. NBC_01429 DNA.
CCGGGTGCGAGATCGTACGGATCCCGGGCGGGCTCACCGCCGACGAGGGCATGGTCTTCCAGTTCGCCGACGTCGCGGTGCTGGAGCGCGGCGCGACCCTCTGGCACACCCATTCGCCGGAGCCGATGCGGGCGATCCTGGACGGTCTGGAGCGCGACGGCAGACCGCGTCCCGACCTGGTGGTCGCCGACCACGGCTGGGCGGGGTGCGCGGGCCAGCGCGGGCTCGACTCCATCGGCTACGCGGACTGCAACGACCCCGCGCTGTTCCTCGCTGAGGCGGAGGGCACACTCCAGGTGACGGTCCCGCTGGACGACCATGTGACGGACCCCCGCTTCTACGACCCGATGACCGCGTACCTGCTGAACGAGGCCGGCCTGATCTGAGCCGCGCGCTCCGGCGCGCCCCCTGTTCGGTTCAGTCGCGCGGTACCCGGATCACGCCCTCCTGGATCACGGAGATCGCCAGCTCGCCGTCCCGCGTGAAGATCCGCGCCTGGCCCAGCCCGCGACCGCCGTGGGACGTCGGGGACGTCTGGTCGTACAGCAGCCACTCGTCCGCCCGGAACGGCCGGTGGAACCACATCGCGTGATCCAGACTCGCGCCCACCACGTCCCCGGTCACCCATCCGCCCCTGCCGTGCGCCAGCAGCACCGGGTCGAGCAGCGTCATGTCGGAGACATAGGTCGCCAGACAGATGTGCAGCAGGGGATCGTCCGTCAGCTTCCCGGCCGTACGGAACCACACCTGCGAACGCGGCTCGCGCGGCGTCCCGACGCTTCCGTAGGGCGGCGTGTCCACGTAGCGCAGATCGACCGCCGCCCGCGCCTCCAGCAGCCGGTCAGCGACGTCCTGGCCGACGAACCCGGCGGCGTAACCCGGCAGCGTCTCCGCAGTCGTCGGCAGGGTCTCCGGATCCGGCGCCCGCGGCATCTCCGACTGGTGCTCCAGCCCCTCCTCGTACGTGTGGAACGACGCCGAGAGATGGAAGATGGGCTGCCCGTGCTGGATCGCGACGACCCGGCGCGAGGTGAAGGAGCGGCCGTCCCTGATCCGGTCCACGGTGTAGACGATCGGCGCGTCGGGGTCGCCCGTTCTGAGGAAGTACGCGTGCAGGGAGTGCGCCGTACGGTCGGCGGCGACCGTACGGCCCGCCGCCACCATCGCCTGGGCGGCGACCTGGCCGCCGAAGACGCGCGGGACGACCGCGGAGCGGCTCGGGCCGCGGAAGATGTCCTCCTCGATCCGCTCCAGGTCGAGCAGATCGAGGAGGTCCTCAAGGGCGTCGGGACTGCCGGCGGGACCGTCGGAAGAGGACATGACCGGTGCTTACAGCCCCATCGACTTGGCGATGATCATCTTCATGACCTCGCTGGTGCCGCCGTAGATCCGGTTGACCCGGTTGTCCGCGTACAGCCGGGCGATCGGGTACTCGTTCATGTAGCCGTAGCCGCCGTGCAGCTGGAGGCACTTGTCGATGACGCGGTGCGCGACCTCGGTGGTGAACAGCTTCGCCGAGGCGGCCTCGGCTGCCGACAGCTCGCCCAGGTCGTGTGCCTCCAGCGCACGGTCCACGACGGCCTCCGCCGCGTCCACCTCGGCCTTGCAGGCGGCCAGCTCGAACTTGGTGTTCTGGAAGGACGCGACGCTCTGCCCGAAGACGGTCCGCTCCTTCACGTACGCCTGCGCGAACCTGACCGCCGCCGCGGCCTGCGCGTACGCGCCGACGGCGATGCCGAGGCGCTCCTGCGGCAGGTTCTGGCCGAGGTACGAGAAGCCCTTGTTCTCCTCGCCGAGCAGGTCCCCGACCGGGACCTTGACGTCGGTGAAGGACAGCTCGGCGGTGTCGGAGGTCCGCAGCCCCAGCTTGTCGAGCTTGCGCCCGACCGCGTACCCCTCCGCCTTCGTGTCCACGACCAGCAGCGATATGCCGAAGCGGCGGTCCTCGGGGGACGGCGCCGCGGTACGGGCACAGACGATCACACGGTCCGCGTGGACGCCGCCGGTGATGAACGTCTTCGCGCCGTTCAGCACGTAGTGCGTACCGTCCTCGGAGAGCTTCGCGGTGGTCTTCATCCCGGCCAGGTCCGACCCGGTGCCCGGCTCGGTCATGGCGATCGCGTACATCGTGCGGCCGCTGACGAAGTCCGGCAGCCAGCGCTTCTTCTGCTCCTCGGTGGCGTACGCCTTGAGGTAGGGCAGGCAGAGCGCCACATGGACCCCCGAGCCGCCGAAGGAGACGCCCGCGCGCGCGGTCTCCTCGGAGAGGATCGCCTGGAACTTGAAGGACTCCTCGCCGGCGCCGCCGTACTCCTCGGGCACCTCGATACCGAAGATGCCCAGCTCACCGAGGGTGTAATAGAAGTCGCGGGGAGCCTGGCCCGCCGCGTACCACTCGTCGTGGACGGGGACGACCTTCGCCTCGATAAAGGCGCGGATGGTCTCCCGGAACGCCTCATGATCCTCGTTGTACACGGTACGGCGCACTGGAAGGCCTCCTTTGCGGCTAACCCGCCGCCGCTCTCGCGTGGGTGGTTGCTCGCCGTCGGGGTTGCTCGATTGATGGCTGAGATCACGGATCTAAGCGCTTGCTCAGTCAAAGTTACCCGGGGGTTCGCTCAGGTGTCCAGAGCGGTGCTTGGGCCCTGGTGCGGTCGTCGCGCCGAAGCGATCAGCCGTTCGGCTCCCCCGGCAGAGGCTGTTCCGCTACCTGGGGCCGGACGTACCGGCTCACGGTCACGGACGATGCGTCGGCCGACGGGCGGGTACGGCTGATCGCCGGGCGGCTGGTGCTGGGGGCGGCGGCTGCCGAGGATCCCGGGCAGGGCCGCGCGGCTCTTGTCGATTGGTACAGCCGGACGGGACGGTCCTGGGCAGCGGGGAGGCTCCAGCCGTGGGCACGGATAGGGGTGTCCGAACCGTCTCGTCCAGCAACCGGGCCCCGCGCAGCTCCGCGAACTCCCACGGTCTGCTTGTGTCGCGACCGTCGCCGGTCGGCCCGGCGGCTCGCGCCTTCGCGAACCTGGCCAGCGCGGCCTCGTCCGTGAAGCCGAAGATCCACCGGATCCCGCCCGACTCGCCCGTCCACAGCCCGCCACCGTCGAGCGGCACCAACACCAGCGCCCGCCGCAACTCACCCACCAGCGACCGGGGATCCCCCGACCCTGCCCGCCGCTCGGCTATCCGCTCGGCGAGTGCCGTTCCGTCACGCATCGAGTCGTCCGGCATGAAGTCCCCCCGTCGCTGAACAACGAGGCATCAGGCTACTGGTGGGGCCCGGGTGCGGGAGGAGGGGCTGTGGCAGCGTCGCTCACACCGGCCGTCACACCCAACCGTCACAACTGGCGCAGCGCGAACCACAGCTCCATCCGCACGTCCGCGTCGTCCAGGTCCGCGTCCAGCAGGGTGGCGCAGCGGGCGATGCGTTGGCGGACCGTGTTGCGGTGGACGGACAGGGCGTGGGCCGTACGGTCCCAGCCGCCGTGCAGGGAGAGCCACGTCCGCAGGGTCTCGACCAGCGCGGGGGAGCCGCCGGGGCCGGTGAGGGGGGCGAGGTGTGCGCGGGCGTGCGCGGCGGCCTCGGCGGGCGCGAACAGGCCGGCGAAGCCCGCCTCGTGGTGGCGTACCAGCGGCGTACGGGTCGCTTCGGCGCGGCCCAGCGCGCGCCGCGCGCGGGTGTCGGCGGTGGCGAGGTCCACCGGGTCGGCCGGATCGCTGACGCCCAGGGTCCAGCCGGT
It encodes the following:
- a CDS encoding acyl-CoA thioesterase, whose amino-acid sequence is MSSSDGPAGSPDALEDLLDLLDLERIEEDIFRGPSRSAVVPRVFGGQVAAQAMVAAGRTVAADRTAHSLHAYFLRTGDPDAPIVYTVDRIRDGRSFTSRRVVAIQHGQPIFHLSASFHTYEEGLEHQSEMPRAPDPETLPTTAETLPGYAAGFVGQDVADRLLEARAAVDLRYVDTPPYGSVGTPREPRSQVWFRTAGKLTDDPLLHICLATYVSDMTLLDPVLLAHGRGGWVTGDVVGASLDHAMWFHRPFRADEWLLYDQTSPTSHGGRGLGQARIFTRDGELAISVIQEGVIRVPRD
- a CDS encoding acyl-CoA dehydrogenase family protein; its protein translation is MRRTVYNEDHEAFRETIRAFIEAKVVPVHDEWYAAGQAPRDFYYTLGELGIFGIEVPEEYGGAGEESFKFQAILSEETARAGVSFGGSGVHVALCLPYLKAYATEEQKKRWLPDFVSGRTMYAIAMTEPGTGSDLAGMKTTAKLSEDGTHYVLNGAKTFITGGVHADRVIVCARTAAPSPEDRRFGISLLVVDTKAEGYAVGRKLDKLGLRTSDTAELSFTDVKVPVGDLLGEENKGFSYLGQNLPQERLGIAVGAYAQAAAAVRFAQAYVKERTVFGQSVASFQNTKFELAACKAEVDAAEAVVDRALEAHDLGELSAAEAASAKLFTTEVAHRVIDKCLQLHGGYGYMNEYPIARLYADNRVNRIYGGTSEVMKMIIAKSMGL